Proteins co-encoded in one Desulfitibacter alkalitolerans DSM 16504 genomic window:
- the cydD gene encoding thiol reductant ABC exporter subunit CydD, whose amino-acid sequence MLDKSLTREAFSKPLIIALLIVVSILTAVAIVVQAYLLSTVVDMVFVQSKVIEGLWYMLFALLLVFILRGLLAFMHTRAGAVLAAEAKKSLRNRLIKKFEDLGPAYLVEEKTGRLVGVITEGIDQLDPYFSRYLPQVIQALIIPPVILIVVFFHNILSGAIMLITAPLIPVFMYLIGNMAEAKSQKQLQSLLRFSGHFLEVLQGLTTLKLFGRSKEQGRYISLMSDNFRDATMDVLKIAFLSALMLEILATISTAMIAVEVGLRLVYGLLTFQVAFFVLLLAPELYLPLKNLGAAFHFGRTSIGAWKEICATEERNVQKPQWGTKPFPQPLPPGIILSTVDFSYNGHKKVLSSIELQINPGERIVIVGQSGSGKSTLLKLLMGLLAPEKGKVLINGTPQFDISQEEWFSQIAYVSQEPHIFSGTIAENIALGMPKASRKEIIRAAKRARVDDYVKYLPMGYDTMIGDGYRGLSGGEKQRVAIARVILKKVSLVLLDEPNAGLDLESEKLVKEAISELAGECTLVTVAHRRQTIFDADRIVVLRNGTIEAVGSHRELIDCSEHYRRLVSS is encoded by the coding sequence ATGCTGGATAAAAGCCTCACCAGGGAAGCCTTTTCAAAACCTCTAATCATAGCCCTGCTTATAGTAGTGAGTATCTTAACTGCTGTAGCCATAGTAGTCCAGGCTTATTTGCTGTCTACTGTTGTAGATATGGTTTTTGTACAATCAAAGGTAATTGAAGGCCTCTGGTATATGCTTTTTGCACTCTTGCTGGTTTTTATACTACGCGGTCTACTGGCTTTCATGCATACAAGGGCGGGGGCTGTTTTAGCAGCTGAAGCAAAAAAATCTCTAAGAAATAGGCTTATTAAAAAATTTGAAGATTTAGGACCAGCTTATCTGGTAGAAGAAAAAACAGGTCGCCTGGTCGGTGTCATAACTGAGGGCATCGACCAGTTAGACCCCTATTTTAGTCGCTACCTGCCCCAGGTTATTCAAGCTTTAATAATTCCTCCAGTTATATTAATAGTTGTCTTTTTTCACAATATTTTATCAGGAGCAATAATGCTCATTACAGCTCCATTGATTCCTGTGTTTATGTATTTAATAGGCAACATGGCAGAAGCTAAATCTCAAAAACAGCTGCAAAGCCTCCTTAGATTCTCTGGGCATTTTCTGGAGGTTCTTCAAGGATTAACCACATTAAAGCTCTTTGGCAGGAGCAAGGAGCAGGGCAGATATATCTCCCTTATGAGCGATAATTTTAGGGATGCTACCATGGATGTTCTTAAGATTGCTTTTCTCTCTGCCTTGATGCTTGAGATTCTTGCAACTATAAGCACAGCAATGATAGCTGTTGAGGTAGGCTTACGTCTCGTATATGGATTACTAACCTTCCAGGTGGCTTTTTTTGTTCTCCTATTAGCCCCTGAGCTATATCTACCTCTGAAAAATCTAGGCGCAGCCTTTCACTTTGGGAGGACCAGCATAGGGGCTTGGAAGGAGATATGTGCCACGGAGGAAAGGAATGTTCAAAAGCCTCAATGGGGCACTAAACCTTTTCCTCAACCCCTGCCACCTGGCATTATATTAAGCACTGTTGATTTTTCATATAACGGTCACAAAAAGGTCTTGTCTAGCATTGAACTGCAGATTAATCCAGGTGAAAGAATTGTCATTGTAGGTCAGAGTGGCTCAGGCAAATCAACCTTATTAAAGCTTTTGATGGGACTGCTAGCTCCAGAGAAGGGGAAGGTGCTCATTAATGGAACCCCCCAATTTGATATTTCCCAGGAGGAATGGTTTAGCCAAATAGCTTATGTGTCTCAAGAGCCTCATATTTTCTCGGGAACAATTGCTGAAAATATTGCCCTTGGAATGCCTAAAGCCTCAAGGAAAGAAATTATAAGGGCTGCAAAAAGAGCCAGGGTTGATGATTATGTAAAATATCTGCCCATGGGGTATGACACAATGATTGGTGACGGGTATAGAGGTCTGTCGGGAGGGGAAAAGCAAAGGGTAGCAATAGCACGGGTTATTTTAAAGAAGGTATCCCTTGTGCTATTAGATGAGCCTAATGCCGGACTTGATTTGGAAAGTGAAAAGCTGGTTAAAGAAGCAATATCTGAGCTGGCTGGAGAATGCACTTTAGTTACAGTTGCCCATAGAAGGCAGACCATTTTTGATGCAGACAGGATTGTGGTGTTAAGAAATGGCACTATAGAGGCAGTAGGTAGTCATAGAGAGCTAATAGATTGCTCTGAACACTACAGAAGATTAGTTTCCAGCTAA
- the cydB gene encoding cytochrome d ubiquinol oxidase subunit II, whose translation MDLNIAWFLLIGVLIIGYAILDGFDLGVGSLFYVLGKTDDEKKTLINSIGPVWDGNEVWLLTGGGALFAAFPLVYATVFSGFYLAMMLVLFGLIFRAVAVEYYFKLEGDNLQSLMGKMFFVGSLVPALLFGVAVGNVVKGIPIDPVTTDYTGSFFALLNPYALLLGVVGLVAFLLQGSAYTILKTEGELQARAKKLAHIFCWSLLVLWIAGGIAGKIAAPHLFYNYGLYPVLYLIPLLTFASMVLVPILLKMGHYGKVFLASSSVMATMILTLCAGIFPNWVIATNPAYNLTIYNASSSPLTLKIMLIIALIGVPIVLLYTGYVYYVFRGKAAPHRQGY comes from the coding sequence ATGGATTTAAATATTGCCTGGTTTTTGCTGATTGGAGTGTTGATCATAGGTTACGCAATTCTTGACGGTTTTGATCTGGGTGTAGGAAGTCTGTTCTATGTCCTTGGAAAAACAGATGATGAAAAAAAGACTCTTATAAACTCCATAGGCCCTGTATGGGACGGCAACGAGGTCTGGCTCCTTACTGGAGGAGGAGCTTTATTTGCAGCTTTTCCCCTGGTCTATGCCACTGTGTTTAGCGGCTTTTATCTAGCAATGATGCTGGTGCTTTTTGGTTTGATTTTCAGGGCTGTGGCAGTAGAGTATTATTTTAAGCTTGAGGGGGATAATCTGCAAAGCCTTATGGGGAAAATGTTTTTCGTTGGAAGTCTAGTACCCGCCCTGCTTTTTGGTGTAGCAGTAGGTAATGTTGTTAAGGGCATTCCAATTGATCCAGTAACTACAGATTATACAGGATCCTTCTTTGCTCTGCTCAATCCCTATGCTTTACTATTAGGGGTAGTAGGTTTGGTGGCCTTTTTGCTTCAAGGATCTGCTTATACTATTCTAAAAACTGAGGGAGAACTCCAGGCAAGGGCAAAAAAGCTAGCACATATTTTCTGTTGGTCCCTCCTGGTGCTGTGGATTGCAGGTGGAATTGCCGGTAAAATCGCAGCTCCTCATTTGTTCTATAATTACGGGCTCTATCCTGTACTATATTTGATACCCTTACTGACCTTTGCCTCTATGGTGTTAGTACCAATACTACTTAAAATGGGTCATTACGGAAAGGTGTTTCTAGCCAGCTCAAGTGTCATGGCCACAATGATCTTGACATTATGCGCAGGTATATTTCCCAATTGGGTGATAGCTACCAACCCGGCATACAACTTAACAATATACAACGCTTCCTCTTCGCCCCTTACTTTAAAAATAATGCTTATTATAGCTTTAATAGGTGTACCCATAGTATTGCTGTATACTGGTTATGTTTATTATGTGTTCAGGGGTAAGGCTGCGCCTCATCGACAAGGATATTAA
- a CDS encoding cytochrome ubiquinol oxidase subunit I, whose protein sequence is MMDVVLLSRLQFTLTAIVHYFFVPLTLGLAVLIAYMEYKYWRTNEKVYDRMARFWTRLFLINFAVGVATGITMEFQFGTNWADYSRFVGDIFGAPLAAEAVFAFFLESTFIGLLVFGRDKISRGMRFFSAVMVAVGTNLSAFWIIAANSWQQTPAGFVVEGNRAFLTSFSEAIFNPSTLIRLTHTLEGAYITTAFFVIAVSSYYLLNKRNTEIARKSLKIGVVFGLVFALLQLVSGHSHAVQVANTQPAKLAAYEAHWDTTERASMVLFAIPNAAEEKNNLEIAVPGLLSFLVYNDASKPVTGLKEFPREERPPVGINFFSFRIMVGIGLLIILVMAYSGYQLARGTIYDNKSLLTGLLYMLPLPYIANTTGWIVAEVGRQPWAVYGVLTTADAVSNISAAEVMITLVLFLSVYAFLGALMVYLMVREVRKFDEDVVFGPGIDRPVVPGREVSV, encoded by the coding sequence ATGATGGATGTTGTGCTTTTATCTAGACTTCAGTTTACTTTAACAGCAATTGTTCACTATTTTTTCGTTCCCTTGACTTTAGGTCTAGCAGTTCTAATTGCTTATATGGAATACAAATACTGGAGAACTAATGAGAAAGTCTATGATAGGATGGCCAGATTCTGGACCAGGTTATTCCTCATAAATTTTGCCGTGGGTGTTGCCACAGGTATTACCATGGAATTTCAATTTGGTACCAACTGGGCAGATTATTCAAGGTTTGTGGGAGACATTTTTGGTGCGCCCCTGGCTGCTGAGGCAGTTTTTGCTTTCTTTCTTGAATCCACCTTTATTGGGCTTTTGGTATTTGGCAGGGATAAAATTTCAAGGGGGATGAGGTTTTTTAGTGCAGTTATGGTGGCAGTTGGAACAAATCTCTCTGCCTTTTGGATTATTGCCGCCAACTCCTGGCAGCAAACTCCTGCAGGCTTTGTCGTTGAAGGGAACAGGGCTTTTCTTACCAGTTTTTCTGAAGCCATATTCAATCCTTCAACCCTCATAAGACTAACCCACACCCTGGAAGGGGCTTATATCACTACAGCCTTTTTTGTAATAGCCGTTAGTTCCTACTACTTATTAAACAAGAGAAATACAGAGATAGCTAGAAAATCATTGAAGATAGGAGTTGTCTTCGGTCTGGTTTTTGCACTGCTGCAGTTGGTTTCAGGTCACAGTCATGCTGTACAGGTAGCCAATACACAGCCTGCCAAGCTTGCTGCCTATGAAGCCCATTGGGATACAACAGAAAGGGCATCCATGGTGCTTTTTGCCATACCCAATGCAGCAGAGGAAAAAAATAACCTTGAAATAGCAGTACCGGGGCTGCTGAGCTTTCTCGTATACAATGATGCCAGCAAGCCTGTAACAGGCCTAAAGGAATTTCCCAGAGAGGAAAGGCCCCCTGTGGGGATCAATTTCTTTTCCTTTAGAATCATGGTGGGCATCGGCTTGCTTATTATTTTAGTAATGGCGTATAGCGGATACCAATTGGCCAGGGGAACTATCTATGACAACAAGAGTCTTTTAACAGGTCTCCTTTACATGCTGCCCCTGCCTTATATAGCCAATACCACTGGCTGGATAGTTGCAGAGGTGGGCAGACAACCATGGGCAGTCTATGGTGTCCTAACTACTGCCGATGCAGTTTCAAACATTAGTGCTGCTGAAGTAATGATAACCCTGGTATTATTCTTGAGTGTCTATGCCTTTTTAGGTGCCTTGATGGTATACTTGATGGTAAGAGAAGTTAGGAAGTTTGATGAGGATGTTGTCTTTGGACCTGGTATAGATAGACCAGTGGTACCTGGAAGGGAGGTATCTGTATAA
- a CDS encoding RrF2 family transcriptional regulator, which translates to MVLNQATDYALRITLFLAKQEEGQITEASVIRSTELVPERFLFKIMRSLVKAGIVKSFRGKRGGFMLGRNPKDITLYNVIEALEGPIVLNHCLIDIDKCNKDAAGYCVIHRELAKLRNELIARLQGINFKMLVENE; encoded by the coding sequence ATGGTTCTTAACCAGGCAACAGATTATGCATTGCGAATTACACTATTTCTAGCTAAACAGGAAGAGGGTCAGATTACTGAGGCTTCTGTTATCCGGTCTACAGAACTAGTGCCTGAAAGATTTTTGTTTAAAATAATGCGCAGTCTAGTCAAGGCAGGCATAGTTAAATCCTTTCGAGGTAAGAGGGGAGGTTTTATGCTGGGACGCAATCCTAAGGATATAACCCTCTATAATGTAATTGAGGCCCTTGAAGGTCCAATTGTCTTGAACCACTGTCTAATAGATATTGACAAGTGCAACAAAGATGCTGCTGGATATTGTGTCATACATAGGGAACTAGCAAAATTGAGAAATGAATTAATTGCTAGGCTGCAGGGCATTAACTTTAAAATGCTGGTGGAAAATGAATAA
- the hcp gene encoding hydroxylamine reductase: protein MFCNQCEQTAKGTGCTVSGVCGKSPQVAALQDLLVHSIKELSLWAHEGRKVGVVDQEVNRFTCEALFSTLTNVNYDEERFKEYIQRCGDFTEKLSIKVKDAGGGKELGEPGKRGAADLASLIKEGEQAGLPVDLEAQEDIKSLQLITLFGCKGVSAYANHACILGQEDDRIYAFIHEALASISNPNLGLNDWVGLALRCGEANLIAMETLDKANTGKYGSPVPTVVPLGYKQGKCILVSGHDLKDLEELLKQTEGKGIYIYTHGEMLPTHAYPELKKYGHFYGHYGTAWQNQRKEFAEFPGAILMTTNCLMKPVESYQDNIFTAGVVGFPGVQHVTDLNFAPVIEKALSMPGFAADENKGTVMTGFARDAVLSVADKVIGAVKDGALKHIFLVGGCDGAKPGRSYYTEFVEKTPPDTVVLTLACGKFRFFDKKLGDIGGIPRLLDMGQCNDAYSAIKVAVALAEVFDCGVNDLPLSLVLSWYEQKAVAILLTLLHLNIKNIRLGPSLPAFITPNVLDVLVKNFDIKPISTPDEDLAEILG, encoded by the coding sequence ATGTTTTGTAATCAATGTGAGCAGACTGCAAAAGGTACAGGCTGTACTGTATCAGGAGTTTGTGGGAAAAGCCCTCAGGTTGCAGCCCTTCAAGACTTGTTAGTCCATTCTATCAAGGAGCTTTCCCTTTGGGCTCATGAAGGAAGAAAGGTTGGAGTTGTTGATCAAGAGGTAAATCGTTTTACATGTGAAGCTTTATTCAGTACGTTGACCAATGTGAACTATGATGAGGAACGCTTCAAGGAGTATATTCAAAGGTGTGGAGATTTTACTGAAAAGCTTTCAATTAAGGTAAAGGATGCTGGCGGTGGCAAGGAGCTTGGTGAACCTGGTAAGAGAGGGGCAGCTGACCTGGCCTCATTAATAAAGGAAGGTGAGCAAGCAGGGCTGCCAGTAGACCTTGAAGCACAGGAGGATATTAAGTCCCTCCAGCTTATAACCCTATTTGGATGTAAAGGAGTTTCTGCCTATGCAAACCATGCTTGCATACTTGGACAAGAAGATGACAGAATATATGCTTTTATACATGAAGCCCTGGCTTCCATTTCAAATCCAAACCTTGGCTTAAATGACTGGGTAGGTTTAGCACTTAGATGCGGTGAGGCAAATCTAATAGCAATGGAAACCCTGGACAAGGCCAATACTGGAAAATATGGCAGTCCCGTACCAACAGTAGTGCCCCTGGGTTATAAGCAAGGCAAGTGCATTCTTGTTTCAGGACATGATTTGAAGGACCTGGAAGAACTTCTAAAACAAACAGAAGGCAAAGGTATTTATATTTATACCCATGGGGAAATGCTGCCAACCCACGCATATCCAGAGCTTAAGAAGTATGGCCATTTCTACGGTCATTATGGTACTGCCTGGCAGAATCAAAGGAAAGAATTTGCTGAATTTCCAGGAGCAATTCTCATGACAACTAACTGTCTTATGAAGCCTGTTGAAAGCTATCAGGATAATATATTTACCGCTGGAGTAGTTGGTTTTCCAGGAGTACAGCATGTAACTGACTTGAACTTTGCACCAGTAATAGAAAAGGCATTGTCAATGCCTGGCTTTGCAGCTGATGAAAACAAAGGAACAGTTATGACTGGCTTTGCTAGAGATGCTGTTTTAAGTGTTGCAGACAAGGTGATTGGAGCAGTAAAGGATGGTGCCCTGAAGCATATCTTTTTAGTCGGCGGCTGTGATGGTGCAAAACCTGGACGCAGCTACTATACTGAATTTGTAGAGAAAACTCCCCCAGATACTGTTGTGTTGACTTTGGCCTGTGGTAAATTCCGTTTCTTTGACAAGAAGTTGGGAGATATAGGTGGAATACCTCGTCTATTGGATATGGGACAATGTAATGATGCGTACTCTGCCATTAAGGTGGCTGTTGCACTAGCTGAAGTATTTGACTGTGGCGTAAATGATTTGCCCTTGTCCCTGGTACTATCCTGGTACGAGCAAAAGGCAGTAGCTATTTTACTCACCTTACTCCATCTAAACATCAAAAATATCCGTCTAGGCCCCAGTTTGCCGGCCTTTATAACACCTAATGTTTTAGATGTCCTGGTTAAGAACTTTGATATTAAACCTATATCTACTCCAGATGAGGATTTAGCAGAAATATTGGGATAA
- a CDS encoding RrF2 family transcriptional regulator has protein sequence MQITRQTEYAIRTLMELSKVNKGDYLQTKVISEKQNIPEVFLKKTIQLLSYAGLVKTKRGSLGGVSLNIPSSEITIADVLRAIEGKLAINPCLTDKEYCINCSSCPVHKVLNRAQERLIEELSRETIEDIVNGKIHTD, from the coding sequence GTGCAGATAACTAGACAGACTGAATATGCTATTCGTACATTGATGGAATTAAGTAAAGTAAACAAGGGGGATTATTTACAAACAAAAGTTATCTCTGAGAAACAGAATATCCCTGAGGTTTTCCTTAAAAAAACCATACAACTGTTGTCTTATGCCGGGCTGGTTAAGACAAAACGCGGGAGCCTAGGGGGAGTCTCTTTAAATATTCCCAGCTCTGAGATTACCATTGCAGATGTGTTAAGGGCAATTGAAGGCAAGCTGGCTATTAATCCATGTTTAACGGATAAGGAGTATTGTATTAATTGTTCAAGTTGCCCTGTTCATAAGGTGTTAAATAGGGCACAGGAAAGACTTATAGAGGAGCTAAGCAGGGAAACCATAGAAGATATTGTCAATGGTAAGATACATACTGACTAG
- a CDS encoding 2-phosphosulfolactate phosphatase, with the protein MRVDIINKKEDIVPLRLAGKTVVVIDVLRATSTMVAAFENGCREVIAVSTPEEALALKKQLGAEGVLGGERKKQKLPGFDFGNSPREYTLEKVNNKILIFTTTNGTILINSCIHGQETLIASFRNAVSVVGSLRNKEEVLLACAGTRGTFSLEDNLLAGYLSLLISRKYHDSLLSEGCKSAIKLYKLLEKDITGILEKTPHGHGLAVLGLEKDIGYCLEKNKVTIVPRVKTRAFYPRVQL; encoded by the coding sequence ATGAGAGTAGATATTATAAATAAAAAGGAAGATATAGTACCTTTACGGTTAGCTGGAAAAACAGTGGTAGTCATTGACGTTTTAAGGGCCACGTCAACTATGGTTGCAGCCTTTGAAAATGGGTGCAGGGAAGTAATAGCTGTTTCAACACCTGAAGAGGCATTGGCTCTAAAAAAGCAGCTTGGAGCAGAGGGAGTCTTGGGCGGTGAAAGAAAAAAGCAGAAGCTGCCTGGTTTTGATTTTGGAAACTCTCCGAGAGAATACACCTTAGAAAAGGTAAATAATAAAATTCTTATTTTTACTACAACTAATGGAACTATTTTAATCAATTCATGCATCCATGGACAAGAAACTCTTATTGCTTCTTTTAGGAACGCTGTATCGGTAGTTGGCAGCCTAAGGAATAAAGAGGAAGTTTTACTAGCATGTGCAGGTACCAGGGGGACTTTTTCTTTAGAGGATAATCTCCTTGCAGGCTATTTATCTCTCCTTATTTCCAGGAAATACCATGATTCTTTATTGAGTGAAGGATGCAAAAGTGCAATAAAACTATATAAACTGCTGGAAAAAGATATTACTGGTATTCTAGAAAAAACGCCCCACGGTCATGGCTTGGCAGTACTGGGTCTTGAAAAGGATATAGGTTATTGTTTGGAAAAGAATAAGGTTACAATAGTGCCCAGGGTAAAAACAAGGGCATTTTATCCTCGCGTCCAATTATGA
- a CDS encoding YqhV family protein encodes MFFIKEKIVVGMALIRILSCMIELSAAILMLKFNKVETALKINAVLAFIGPLILMSVMALGLFGVAGKMPSSKMFFIILGVLFIFYGASKG; translated from the coding sequence ATGTTTTTTATTAAGGAGAAAATAGTAGTAGGCATGGCACTAATCAGAATCCTTTCATGTATGATAGAGCTTAGTGCCGCAATTTTAATGTTAAAATTTAACAAGGTTGAAACAGCCTTGAAGATTAACGCGGTGTTAGCTTTTATAGGACCACTAATTTTGATGAGTGTTATGGCCCTGGGATTATTTGGGGTGGCCGGGAAAATGCCTTCTTCTAAAATGTTTTTTATTATATTAGGCGTTTTGTTTATTTTTTATGGAGCTAGTAAGGGGTAA
- a CDS encoding MFS transporter, with the protein MKKKMILPFTVLCAVPFIMVLGNSMLIPLLPAMRAEMNLTLFEVGLIITAFSVPAGIVIPIAGYFSDQFGRKVIIAPALITYGAGGLIAGTAALLLANPFIMIMVGRVIQGIGAGGTYQLAMALTGDIFQSSERAKALGILEAANGLGKVVSPITGAALGLVIWFAPFFAYGLLAIPIALAVWFLVKEPEQNKKQKAAKSQYFQELKNIFKEKGMSLAACFLAGAVVLFILFGVLSYISDILEQQYQIRGITSGLLIAIPVASMAITAYLSGLILQKKIGNVLKYITLGGLAILGVSMAAIAFVANIYILFIALVIMGIGTGSVLPAINTLITSAAETSERGIITCIYGSTRFFGVAMGPPAFGLVTEIGKLPLFLGASGLVLISIVIGFILINSKALLPPELLQGS; encoded by the coding sequence ATGAAAAAAAAGATGATTTTACCCTTTACAGTTTTATGTGCCGTGCCTTTCATAATGGTTTTAGGCAACTCCATGTTAATTCCCCTGCTGCCTGCCATGAGGGCGGAAATGAACTTGACCTTGTTTGAGGTAGGGCTTATTATTACTGCTTTTTCTGTACCAGCAGGGATTGTAATACCTATTGCAGGCTACTTTTCCGACCAGTTTGGCAGAAAAGTCATTATCGCTCCAGCCCTGATTACATATGGCGCAGGAGGCCTTATAGCCGGGACAGCTGCACTGCTTTTGGCAAACCCTTTTATCATGATAATGGTTGGCAGGGTAATACAAGGTATTGGAGCAGGGGGAACATATCAATTAGCAATGGCTTTAACAGGTGATATTTTCCAGAGCAGTGAAAGGGCAAAGGCACTAGGTATATTAGAAGCTGCAAATGGCCTGGGCAAAGTAGTTAGTCCAATTACAGGTGCAGCCCTGGGATTAGTAATCTGGTTTGCTCCCTTTTTCGCTTATGGACTCCTTGCAATACCTATAGCCCTGGCAGTATGGTTTTTAGTAAAGGAACCTGAACAAAATAAGAAACAGAAGGCAGCTAAATCCCAATACTTTCAGGAATTAAAGAACATTTTCAAGGAAAAGGGAATGTCCCTGGCAGCATGTTTTCTTGCAGGTGCAGTTGTATTGTTTATTCTCTTTGGTGTTTTAAGTTACATCTCAGATATCCTGGAGCAACAGTACCAGATTAGGGGAATAACCAGTGGGCTTCTCATTGCCATCCCAGTTGCTTCCATGGCAATTACGGCATATTTATCTGGACTTATCCTGCAAAAAAAGATAGGCAATGTCCTAAAGTATATAACCCTTGGTGGCTTAGCAATACTTGGAGTTTCCATGGCAGCAATAGCCTTTGTGGCAAATATCTATATTTTATTTATTGCCCTGGTAATAATGGGGATAGGTACAGGATCAGTTCTTCCAGCCATCAACACCCTGATAACCAGTGCTGCAGAAACCTCAGAAAGGGGAATAATTACCTGTATATATGGTTCTACTAGATTTTTTGGTGTAGCCATGGGACCTCCTGCCTTTGGTCTTGTAACAGAGATAGGCAAGCTGCCCCTATTCCTGGGTGCAAGCGGTCTGGTGCTGATCTCCATTGTAATTGGATTTATTTTAATAAATTCAAAAGCCTTGCTGCCTCCTGAACTCTTGCAGGGAAGTTAA
- a CDS encoding ABC transporter ATP-binding protein yields MSDVILSLENLETRYGQIYALKGINLEVRKGEIVTLLGANGAGKSTTLKTISSLVSACSGAVKFMGLDITKVEPHKIVEMGVIHVPEGRRIFKELTVLENLELGSFTLRDDKERKKRIEHAFELFPVLKDRQKQMGGLLSGGEQQMLAIGRALMVNPKVLLLDEPSMGLAPIIVQGIMNIIKTINEEGTTILLVEQNAKVALKLAHRGYVLETGKIVMDGDASVLSKDESIVKAYLGH; encoded by the coding sequence ATGAGTGATGTAATTCTTTCTCTAGAAAACCTTGAAACTAGATATGGGCAGATATATGCCCTTAAGGGAATAAACCTGGAGGTACGTAAAGGTGAGATTGTCACCCTCCTCGGAGCAAATGGTGCTGGGAAAAGTACTACTCTCAAGACCATATCTAGTCTGGTGTCGGCTTGTTCCGGTGCAGTTAAGTTCATGGGGTTAGACATAACCAAGGTGGAGCCCCATAAAATTGTGGAAATGGGTGTAATTCATGTTCCCGAGGGACGTAGAATTTTTAAAGAATTAACTGTTCTTGAAAATTTAGAATTAGGCTCCTTTACACTGAGAGATGATAAAGAGAGAAAAAAGAGAATTGAGCATGCCTTTGAATTATTTCCAGTTTTAAAAGATAGGCAGAAGCAGATGGGAGGCCTTTTATCTGGAGGAGAGCAGCAAATGCTGGCCATAGGCAGGGCACTTATGGTCAATCCTAAGGTATTGCTTCTTGATGAGCCTTCAATGGGACTTGCACCAATTATAGTTCAGGGTATTATGAATATAATTAAGACAATAAATGAAGAGGGAACTACCATACTCCTTGTAGAACAAAATGCCAAGGTAGCGTTGAAACTGGCCCATAGGGGATATGTCCTGGAAACTGGAAAAATTGTAATGGATGGTGACGCCTCTGTGCTGAGCAAAGACGAGAGTATAGTCAAGGCTTACCTGGGGCATTAG
- a CDS encoding ABC transporter ATP-binding protein, with protein MALLEVKDITLSFGGLTAINKLSFVIEPGSIKSLIGPNGAGKTSAFNCLTGFYKPNSGDILFEGQSIMYKKPHKITHMGMARTFQNLRLFKNLTVLENVMSGMHCRGSAGAFGAIFRTPQQKHEEKKIREVAEECLDFVGIINKKDRIAKNLPYGDQRRIEWARALATQPKLLLLDEPAAGLNNDEKEQLIELIIRIRDERKITVFLIEHDMGLVMKISEKIFVLDYGVKIAEGTAEEVQNNPRVIEAYLGKEEEDAV; from the coding sequence ATGGCATTATTAGAAGTAAAAGATATTACGCTGAGTTTCGGTGGCTTAACTGCAATAAACAAGTTATCATTTGTAATAGAACCTGGCTCCATTAAGAGCTTGATAGGTCCAAATGGAGCAGGAAAAACCTCTGCGTTTAACTGTTTAACAGGTTTTTATAAGCCTAATTCTGGGGATATTCTTTTTGAAGGGCAAAGTATCATGTACAAAAAACCCCATAAAATCACCCACATGGGTATGGCACGAACCTTCCAAAATTTACGATTATTTAAAAATTTAACTGTTTTGGAAAATGTTATGTCGGGAATGCACTGCCGGGGAAGTGCAGGGGCATTTGGAGCAATCTTTAGAACACCCCAGCAAAAACACGAGGAAAAGAAGATTAGGGAGGTCGCAGAAGAGTGCCTTGATTTTGTTGGAATTATTAACAAAAAGGACAGGATCGCAAAAAATTTGCCTTATGGTGACCAGAGGAGAATTGAGTGGGCTAGAGCCTTGGCTACTCAACCAAAGCTTTTACTTCTTGATGAGCCTGCAGCAGGATTAAACAATGATGAAAAGGAACAGTTAATAGAGTTAATTATAAGAATTCGGGATGAAAGAAAGATAACGGTATTTTTGATAGAGCATGACATGGGTCTTGTAATGAAAATATCAGAGAAAATATTTGTTCTTGACTACGGAGTAAAAATAGCAGAAGGTACAGCAGAGGAAGTACAAAATAATCCCAGGGTAATTGAGGCCTACCTGGGGAAAGAGGAGGAAGACGCAGTATGA